In one window of Megalops cyprinoides isolate fMegCyp1 chromosome 24, fMegCyp1.pri, whole genome shotgun sequence DNA:
- the LOC118771093 gene encoding astrocytic phosphoprotein PEA-15-like, with amino-acid sequence MSEYSSLLSDLAENITPEDLDQLKSACKEDIPENQSNTITCSKEWFSYLEKNQKLAQDNLSYIEHIFEISRRPDLLTRVIEYRTTVLKISEDDEIDTKLTRIPSAKKYKDVIRQPSEDEVIKLAPPPKKA; translated from the exons ATGTCGGAGTACAGCTCCCTGCTCAGCGACCTGGCGGAGAACATCACCCCAGAGGACCTGGACCAGCTGAAGTCTGCCTGTAAGGAGGACATCCCTGAGAACCAGAGCAACACCATCACCTGCTCCAAGGAGTGGTTCAGCTACCTGGAGAAGAACCAAAAACTGgcacagg ATAACCTGTCCTACATCGAGCACATCTTCGAGATCTCGCGACGCCCTGACCTCCTGACCCGGGTCATTGAGTACCGTACCACCGTGCTGAAAATCTCTGAGGATGACGAGATCGACACCAAACTCACCCGTATCCCCTCCGCTAAGAAGTACAAAG ATGTCATCCGCCAACCTTCAGAAGATGAGGTCATCAAACTGGCTCCTCCTCCAAAGAAGGCATGA